CTGCCCAGGCTGGTGCGTGTACGAGGACACGGTCAACACCTTCCACTGCCCCGTGTGCAGCAAGCACAACTGCCTGCTCTGCAAGgtaacacacctacacacatctACAGCCATGTAAAAGAATTAGGATTTTTCTGGGGTGTCTTATTTTTTTCACaagctctctctgtctctgtctcataGGCCATTCATGAAGGGATGAACTGCAAACAGTACCAGGATGATCTTGCTGCTCGCGCCATCAACGACACTGCAGCCCGAAGAACCAGGGACCTGCTGaaggtctctctttctcacacacacactctcacacgctctcacatgctctcacacactctcacacatcaaTTCAGACAAACACAGTGAGTGCTGGGGGCTTTCTACtgctccagcccacgcctggtattgaGTGCGTGACCTTAGGTTCATGTGTGGCAGCACCTGAGCACCCTATTCTATCAGCGTTGCTTTTTCcttcaatgggtgcaacttaaagtacctgaccatgtccacaaacatttggccatactTCATTGTTCTTCATTGGCTTTTTCAATGGGAGACGTTTtgctcatttctctctctctctctttccctcattctttctcttcctcagaCTTTGGTAAGATCTGGTGAGGCGATGCATTGTCCACAATGTGGCATCATCGTCCAGAAGAAGGAAGGCTGTGATTGGCTGCGCTGCACTGTCTGTCACACAGAGATCTGCTGGGTCACCAGAGGCCCTCGCTGGGGTCCAGGGGTCTGTAACCTCACACTCTGGCTTGCTATTAGTCTGGGGTCGCTGTGCTGTTCTGAACCGTTCCTCTCTTTCCTCACAGGGACCAGGAGATACGAGTGGAGGCTGTCGGTGCAACGTCAACAAACAAAGATGCCACCCAAAGTGCCAGAACTGCCactgatgaagaaaaaaaatctaaagcCAAAGCCCAGGAGACGGGAGGACGATATTGGGAAAAAGTAGCCAAAGCAAAAACCAAAGCTGAACGTCTGTTACGTCACAGAAACATGATTACAGCAATAGAACTGAATGCAATGCACTTTTCTAGACTGTAAATATCCTCAGATCTACTCCAGTCTTACTCCAGATAGAGTTCTCCTACACTGATAAGAAGTATTAATACACATTAGTGCCTTTGAGTGACTGCTTCATATCACAGAACCACTAAAGGAACCCCAGAACCAGGCTGGAATATATGTACATGTgtgcactgtatggacaaaaaaaaaaagtattgggacacctacacatcacACCTACAGTAGCTTTTATGACATGCCCTTTGAATCCATGGGCATTCATACAGATTTGGTCCCCGTTTCCAGcttcttctgggaaggcttttctCAAGATTTTGGAGTGGGTCTGTGGGACGTTTTGCCCGTTCATCctgaagagcatttgtgagatcAGACCCTGGTGTTGTATGAGATGGCCTGACTCGCAATCTCCATTttagttcatcccaaaggtgatGGACAGGGTTGAGGTAAGGTCTCTGCAGGTCAGACAAGTTCTTCCATACCAAACTCACCCAACCAtgcctttatggaccttgccttgtgcactggggcacagtcagtcatgctggaacagaaaagggCCTTCCCCAAATTGGTTCCACAAAGTTGGAAGCTACAATGTTCCAGGATGTCTCAGTCTGCTCAAGCATTAGGATTTaccttcactggaactaagcCAACCCTTGAAAACCAACCCtgtagcattatccctcctccaccaaactttacagttgaCTTCCAGGCAgtctgtggttcctcctaaacgcttccactgttcaataataacaccactcacagctgatggaggaagatctaggagggagaaaatttcaccagctgacttgttgttgttggtgcagcggtgtctcctattacatacagaaccacgctggagttcagtgagctcttcagaacctcccgttctttcactgatgtgtggaagaaagacagactgcaggactaggggctgcattttatacacctgtgagAATGAGACTGAATCAAACAatggtgtgtcccaatacttttgtccattgagtGTAACTCCTATAGGTTTTTTAAATCCACAGTAACTCTTGTGTGtgcagttttttctttttttttacttaactaCAGTTCACAGATCTCTCAACTTCACCACCAGATCTCACCACTATAGTCTCCCAACTTTCTGAGATAGCTTTAACTAGGACTCCACAACTGGCAAGAAAATATGGAGGAGATTCCAGAGAAAGTCCTCCTCAGAACTCCTCAGGACGACTCAGTGCTTAACTCGGTGCCTTGTGGTGTATCTGCAAGTCGTGGATCGTGTCTATTTTTACTGTCGATATTTTTGTAGCATTTCCTAACATGACATTTCTAATAATTTAATGTAAACCTCAAGCTTCCATGCTTTAAAGAGATGAAAATAAACATGGACAACATGAAGAGTGGACAAATGTACAAGGacagtctttctttctcttgtttccAGAATCTCACTGAGGTCAAAGATCACTGCTAGCAAGGTTGCGTCAATCATCTGAAATCATCTAGGCTGTATCCATCATCTAATGTCAGCTTAATAAAGCAAGAATAGCTGACAGTAATGGGCATAATATGTTATATtcactgattagccataacattagcaccattcGAGACATGTACAagacctccacaagacctctgaaggtgtcctgctgtggtatctggcatcaagactaACATTAGTAGCAGAAGTCctgaaagttgtgaggtgggcggggcatcAATGAGCCATgggtgcccatgatcctgtcgccggttcattggttgtccttccttggagcacttttggtaggtactgaccgctgcataccgggaacatgcatgttttggagatgttctgacccagtcattgtctagaacatcacagtgtctcagattcttacgcttgaccttttctcctgcttcagcacattcatcaccttcaagaactgactgttcactcgctgcctaatatgatAAGATCCAGCCCTTgacagaagccactgtagatgaagatcatcagtgttgttcacttcagctggcagtggtgctaatgttatggctgattggtgtaaagaAATGATGGAACAGTTAATGTAACACATCAGTGTTCTGGATGCTTCAACAGAATGAATTTGGTCTTGCAAGATTGTTCATAataattttattcatatttaatttattgacatttgcatcagtatttatagaaaataaaagcaaataaacagaaattgatGGAATTAAATGAGAGCCCAGATGCTGTGTGGGTTTTATTCTAATGTGATTCATGAGTCTGTAAATAATACAGTAGATTTAAGGGGTAAAAGAACCTCATTCCTAATGTTGAACAGGTGTGATGATCAGTGGAGCTGAGTTTCTACCTCCATCACTGAGACTGGGGTTGAAGAACAGATAAAGtttctcagtgaaagactgACCAGTGAACGAGTAGATATGAGACCTGACCTTAACATCATAGAAGGAGACCAGACCCTCCTCATAATCCACAAACACCCCCACCTTCTGGGGAGCCTGCTTCAAGAAGAGAGGAACACTAGGAGAGTCCAGAGCTTCATATTCAGTGTTATTCCTCAGCCGCACAGTCCAGTATCCATGATCAGGACTCAGTGTAATCCCCCCCTTCCTCTTGCTGGACGCTCTGGTCACTCCTAATGTCCAGTGAATCTTTCCTCTGACCTGCACCTCATAGTAAAATCTCCTGGAGGAGAAGCCCTCCTTTCCcagaacacagacagacatattaAACCTCTCTGGGTTGTCAGGGAGGTTCTGACGTGTGTCTCCACATGTGACCTGTTTCCCATCATCAGACAGGAGGAGTTTAGGATGAGCTGTATCAGCATCCAGAGTCACgtccactgagagagagacacagtttAACCCATTAGAATCAATAAACTGTAAGGAACAGAGAAAACATCTGGCTTTAATCATGTGATCAGTGAAAGTCCCACACACCTGCATACTGCTGAATCCTCTTCAGttctgtttggaaaagatggaCGATATCATTCACTGTTAGAATTTTACCTTTTACCACACTCATAACCTCACAAGTCCTCACTGACCAGAAAACACTTACCACTGTTATCAAGCTTCTCCATCTCCTTACTGAGATCTTCCTGAAGCTGAGACAGAGCTCTCCTCAGACTCTCCACACTCAGATGAGGGCCAACACTGACGGCAGTCCAGTTCTTGGTGTGTGGGGGTCTGCAGAGGGACGGGTAAATCTACAGTAcagcaggagagaggagaaaccCCTCAGCATGGGCAGTGTGTCCTGTGCTGGACTGCATTACTACTGAGAAACAGAGGGACTCTGACCtgtaggaggtggaggtggtcctCAGTGTGGGAGAGCTGCTCCAGCTCAGTGTCTCTCCTCTTTAGCTCAGTGATTTCCTGCTCCAGCTCTTTAATGAACTCTTCAGCCTGCCTCTCTGCTGCTTTCTGCTTCTCCTCCATCACCTCCAGCAGCTCAGCCTGGCTTCTCTCAATGCAGCGCAGCAGAGCTCTGAAGACCTCCACACTGTCtgctttctccttctctgtaCTTTTCTATCAGGAGGAACAACAGTGATGGTCACTGCATTAACAGCATTTCTATTCCCTGCAGAAAAATTCAGCTccagaccagcttttgctggtagatGGTTTCAGATGGTGTCAGCTGGTCTTTagtggtcaaggtggttgagaAGCTGGTTATCtaggtgaaaacataccctatactcGTAAGCAAGCTGGACCAGCACAGGTATGCTGCATTTGATtctggtcatgcttggtcatgctggttatctAGCCCGGTCAGGTTGACCATGCTTGTAGACCATCTAAAacatcaaactcaaacagaaaGCATACCATATGCTGGTCATAGCTAGACGGCATTCCATAGTGGTATGTGGCCCAGCACTGGATCATGACCCGTTTGCTATCTGAGACGAGATTAAAGAATAAAACCATTAGAGAAACTGGCTAAACTGTGATGAGCTACACTGAGgaccagctccagctcctgcaGGTCCTTCTCTGGGTCTCTGAAGAAGAAAAGTCTCCCAGAGCTGCAGTAATACAAGGAAGGCCCGAGACGACAGTTTTATATACCTGGGTGGTCCAGTGAAATAAGGCACTGTTACTATGACCAGTAGATCTATAGTTGGAATGCTACTAACCATCGACAGCCAGGGTctcaagagagcacaactggctttgCTCTCCCAGGGTCAGTCATCACTCCAGAGCAATACTGGCCAGCACTGACATCAGAGCCAGGTACACAGGGCTTTCCTCCGACTGTTTCAGTTGCATCATAAGCAGTGTTGGTCTTCACCATCACAGTTTTGGGAGCAtcgcatgtgatgggggagaataTGGTGGTCTAAAACTCCTAATATTAGTGAACTGATGGTGCCTACTTATTATTCCATGATCAGTGACCGAGCTCCCGTTCAACAGTTGGTCTGGAATTGGTCTTTTGGTCATGGTCCAGTCGGTTCACTACGTAGcaaatgctatatatatataaatgctacGTATATATAGCAGAAGGAGGGGCTTACCAAGGAAAAATGTGCCTTTCTCCAAAATGTGAGACCACCTGCCAGACAGTTTTCAAGTCTGTCTAACAGTATGATCTACAGCAGTGGTCCTTGAGCTGGAGGGAACCTCTATCCAGTCCACATACAGTATCTTCTCTATCTGTATTTGTaactggtttgagaaccactgttcCACAGTGTCAAATCCAGCCGAACTGAACTTACCTGATTGGCTTCTACAGACTGTTTGATCTCCTCAATCTTCTTCAGACGGTCCTGAATCATCTGCTGAACTTCTGCCTGTGTCTTCTCCAGCTGAGTCTGCAACAAATAACAACCTATGAAGGAATTTGTACTTCACATGACCCTTAGACTAAGTTCAGATTCCTCAGGTTCTCAGTTCTCTCACCTTCTTCTCTCCACTCGCCTCCTCTATAGGAACAGTGCTGTGAGTCTTGTGGTCTGTCTCAGTGCAGAACTGACACACACATGTCTGGTCGTCTCTACAGAACAGCTCCAGGGGTCTCTCATGTTTCTGGCAGATGTAGTCCTCCAGGTTCTCCACAGGATCCATCAGCTTGTGTTTCTTGAACGAAGCAACTCTCTGATGAGGATCCAGGTGAGTTTTACAGTAGGAGGCCATACAGATCAGACAGGACTTCAGGGCTGCACGTTTCTCTTCACAGCAGACATCACAGAAGATCTGAGAGCTGACTGGCttctctggagctctgctggacTTCACCTGAACTGAGCTCTTGAACTGAGCAGCCAGTCCAGAGATGAACGTGTTCACACGGAGCTCAGGCCTTCTGGAGAattcctctttacagactggaCACTGGCAGTGTGAGCTGCTGTCCCAGCACCCTCTGAGACACACCATGCAGAAGTTGTGTCCACATGCAGTAGAGACTGGATCAGTGAACACATCCAGACAGATCGAGCACAGGAGCTGATCTTCAGACAGGAGACTTCTGGAGGAAGCCATGACCGTCTGACTGAGGAGACACAAAGAAGCAGCATGAAGGTGATCTGAACAGCTTCCTGCACTCTGTACTTACCTCAGAAGACATGACCTGAGTAACTGGGGCCACTTTCTGCAACTTAACCATGAGAGAACTTAGAGACGCTCTAATTTCACTGAATCACCTTGACCTGGATTCCTGTTCCTTCAGAGCTCACCTGTGTTGTTTGCTTCAGTGAAATCCTGCAGGTATGAGGTTCTGTCCTGTTGAAAGGAGCTGGACTCTGTTCATCCAGCAGCTTTGCTTAACTTTCGTTTCTTCAGAGAGACTCCAGGAAGCACCTCACTCCCCTTTTGATGATGCTTTGTTACATTTGCAGGTTCTGGCCAGCAGGTGGCAGATAGTGACCAACTGAGTTACAGCATCCCTAACTCCAACTCTAAATGAACCAGAGCTGAACAtgactaaataataatattaattaaatactaATCAATTCTCTACTTTAATTACACACCAATGAATCCCAGCCATGTTCATTTTACCTGTTAGACATCTCCAAAGacataagaaaaaaaactctCAGCTCTGAGCCTCATTCTTTCCAATGTATGACTGGCAGCTGAAGAAACCTCTTACTACATTATATTAAccattatattttattcattttactaaagaaagacatttttgacatttgcAGTGTCTTAAAAATACATCCAGTGTCATGTGGGCACCTGTGGGCCTGCCTGTCACATAGGTCAccaattctaagggcctgtgactgacaggggcctaaaaatatatgaattaaaAAGAGTAGTCGGGCCTAATGTGTAATATCCGTTCATGAGGCCCAAAGTCCCTGACAGCACCCCTGGTCCAGCTGTATCCAGGTGTGACCTGTCCTTTTCATGTCTGCCTGTGGGTTCCAGGTGAGGGCTTCCTTGTGGTGCTTCAGACTTGCCTGCTGAGCGTGTGGTCCATCCATCATCAGCTTCTTTGGAGAATCTCTTTTTCTGCTGGCGGCTGCCTTGTTCCCTGCCATAGTTCCTTCTTGCTGATTCGGTCTGTCCAGAGAATCAGAGGCAGGTGTTAATGAATACCTGGGTTCTTTTGATGGCTCCATATAGTAAGACTGGCTTCACGATGCTGCTGAAAACCCTGATCTTGATGTCAGGATGTTCTTCATCTGATGGAAAGCTGCCCTTGCCTTGCTGATTCCAGTTCTAATATCAACATCTGCCCCCCCCCCGTTTGCCAGTGATGCTCCCTGTGCACAACCAGTGTAGGTAAATCTAAGAAAGAGCTTCTTGAACTTCAAGTTGATTCAAAACTGACCAGTAGTGGACTCCAGTCCAGTGAGTCTAATGAATCATCTATGTGTTCATTCATTAAATCACTGACTCTTTCATTCATCATTTATTCAGTCACTGTGTAATGTATTTTAGGATGATGTATGACGTACAGCTGACCTCCAATGACCACTTCAAGTCAAATGAACCattggtttatttattgatCTGTTACTAAAATTGTCAGTTATGCTCTCCACAGAGACAATAAAAGAATTCCTTATGTAATAAACTGGGTTTAAGGGGTAAAAGAACCTCATTTCTGATGTTGAACAGGTGTGATGATCAGTGGAGCTGAGTTTCTACCTCCATACTTTTTGCAGGGGCTGAAGAACGGATAGAGTTCCTCAATAAATGACTGACCAGTGAAAGAGTAGATATGAGACCCGACCTCAACATCATAGAAGGAGACCAGACCCTCCTCATAATCCACAAACACCCCCACCTTCTGGGGAGCCTGCTTCAAGGAGAGAGGAACGCGTGGAGAGTCTGCTGCCTTATACTTGGTCTCATTCCTCACGCATACAATCCAGTATCCATTCTTAGGTCTGGCTGTGATCTTCCCGTTCCTGTTGCTGGACGCTCTGGCCACTCCTAAATCCCAGTCGGTCTTCCCTCTGACCTGCACCTCATAGTAAAACCTGCCTGAGGAGAAGCCCTCCTTTCCCAGCACATTGACACAACAGCCGAACCTCTTCGGGCTGTGAGGGACACTCCGTTCTTTGGCTCCACATGTGACCTGTTTTCCTTCTCCAGACAGGAGGAGAGCAGGATGAGCTGTATCAGGATCCAGAGTCACgtccactgagagagagacagagttaaaCCCATTAGAATCAATAAACAGGAACAGAGAAAACATCTGGGTTTAATCATGTGATCAGTGAAAGTCCCACACACCTGCATACTGCTGAATCCTCTTCAGTtctgtttgaaaaaaaaataacattaaaaaaatgttcatttctGCTCAACCTCACAGTGCAGTGATCTGTGACAACTTACCGACCGCAACAGCCTTCTCCATCTCCTCACTGAGAGCTTCCTGAAGCTGAGACAGAGCTCTCCTCAGACTCTCCACACTCAGATGAGGGTCAACACTGACGTCAGTCCAGTTCTTGGTGTGTGGGGGTCTGCAGAGGGACGGGTAAACCTACAGTAcagcaggagagaggagagacccCTCAGCATGGGCAGTGCTGTCCTGTGCTGGACTGCATTACTACTGAGAAACAGAGGGACTCTGACCtgtaggaggtggaggtggtcctCAGTGTGGGAGAGCTGCTCCAGCTCAGTGTCTCTCCTCTTTAGCTCAGTGATTTCCTGCTCCAGCTCTTTAATGAACTCTTCAGCCTGCCTCTCTGCTGCTTTCTGCTTCTCCTCCATCACCTCCAGCAGCTCAGCCTGGCTTCTCTCAATGCAGCGCAGCAGAGCTCTGAAGACCTCCACACTGTctgctctctccttctctgtgcTTTTCTAATGGAGGATGATGAACATTCATATAAAAGTATTTATCTATTTTAACTGATTGATGGTTAAAGGACTCACTTTATTGAGCTCTACAGAGAGCCTGATCTCCTCAATCTTCTTCAGTTTCTCCTGGATCATCTGCTGAACTTCAGCCTGTGTCTTCTCCAGCTGAGTCTGCAACAAATAACAACCTATGAAGGAATTTGTACTTCACATGACCCTTAGACTAAGTTCAGATTCCTCAGGTTCTCAGTTCTCTGTCTGTGATAAAGAGAGAAATTATGATTATATTTTATTAGGAAGAATAGGAGAATAGGAAGATTAGTGTTAATAATTCTCAGTCTGAACATCTCTCACCTTCTTCTCTCCACTCTCCTCCTCTACAGGAACAGTGCTGTGAGTCTTGTGGTCTGTCTCAGTGCagaactgacacacacacatctggtcGTCTCTACAGAACAGCTCCAGGGGTCTCTCATGTTTCTGGCAGATGTATTCCTCCAGGTTCTCCACAGGATCCATCAGCTTGTGTTTCTTGAGTTTAGCTGCAGTTTGATGAGGCATCAGATGAGTGTTACAGTAAGAGACCCCACAGTCCAGACAGGACTTCACAGCCTCCAGCTTCTCCTCACTGCAGTAGTCGCACAGCAACCTTGTAGGTCTGGAGAGACGTttctctggagctctgctggacTTCATCTGAACTGACTTCTGACTACAGATGTTGGAGTTCACAGACAGTaagtcaggtgtgttagagagtTCTGCCTTACAGACTGAACACTCTCTGAGACAGACCATGCAGAAGTTGTGTCCACATGGAGTAGAGACTGGATCAGTAAACACATCCAGGCAGATCGAGCACAGGAGCTGATCTTCAGACTGGAGACTGCTGGAGGAAGCCATGACTGACTGAGTGGACACTGTGGACAAAGAAACATTATTGGGGATTTTCCGTAACCCTGTTTCCTTCCCAATTTGGTCATGTCTAAATCCACCCATTTGCCACCATTTACCCATAGGTCTTGCACTTTCTTCCTGACCAGTGACTCATCACGTTACCCTACACTCATcattttctggggcagaatgagttaCAACACACGTTTTCTGAAACCAACGTATGgtcaaaaatgaaaagaaagggTCAGgaatatacatacagcacacctaaCATTTTGACCAGTAGTAGTCAGTAGTCATCTACATGCTTCTCATAGACTTCTGGTTAGGTATTTGACCCTTCGTCTTGTTAGGGTTCAGTTGAATTGGTTGGTTTCCACATATTTAGGGTAGCCCACGTGTTTCCTATATGGCTAAGGTCAGCATTCTGGGAAGGCTACTCCAAAAGCCCAATGTTAGCCTGATTTATCAATTCTACAACCAAAATATTATCAATGACAACACACATTTATAGAATGAGAACAAATCAAATTCCAGTGAGCCTAAGTTTACTTGGGCTCTGTTAGTTGTTTAAATTAACTACTGTTAATTTAGATAGTGAGACAAATAAATACTGCCAATTTCAGATGCCTAGGAGTCCTGTTCTCCATTTATTAAGAGAGAGTGCTCCCTTACATGGAGGCAGACACTACTTAGGCCTCCATTCTCTCTCAACTGACAGCTGGCTAAAAAGCAATTGCTCTTGGAAGCAAGAATCAGATACAGGCCCCAGTTAAACCCACAGTCTGTCTTTCCGC
This portion of the Salminus brasiliensis chromosome 9, fSalBra1.hap2, whole genome shotgun sequence genome encodes:
- the LOC140561909 gene encoding E3 ubiquitin-protein ligase TRIM39-like; protein product: MASSRSLLSEDQLLCSICLDVFTDPVSTACGHNFCMVCLRGCWDSSSHCQCPVCKEEFSRRPELRVNTFISGLAAQFKSSVQVKSSRAPEKPVSSQIFCDVCCEEKRAALKSCLICMASYCKTHLDPHQRVASFKKHKLMDPVENLEDYICQKHERPLELFCRDDQTCVCQFCTETDHKTHSTVPIEEASGEKKTQLEKTQAEVQQMIQDRLKKIEEIKQSVEANQKSTEKEKADSVEVFRALLRCIERSQAELLEVMEEKQKAAERQAEEFIKELEQEITELKRRDTELEQLSHTEDHLHLLQIYPSLCRPPHTKNWTAVSVGPHLSVESLRRALSQLQEDLSKEMEKLDNSELKRIQQYAVDVTLDADTAHPKLLLSDDGKQVTCGDTRQNLPDNPERFNMSVCVLGKEGFSSRRFYYEVQVRGKIHWTLGVTRASSKRKGGITLSPDHGYWTVRLRNNTEYEALDSPSVPLFLKQAPQKVGVFVDYEEGLVSFYDVKVRSHIYSFTGQSFTEKLYLFFNPSLSDGGRNSAPLIITPVQH
- the LOC140561917 gene encoding E3 ubiquitin-protein ligase TRIM39-like, giving the protein MASSSSLQSEDQLLCSICLDVFTDPVSTPCGHNFCMVCLRECSVCKAELSNTPDLLSVNSNICSQKSVQMKSSRAPEKRLSRPTRLLCDYCSEEKLEAVKSCLDCGVSYCNTHLMPHQTAAKLKKHKLMDPVENLEEYICQKHERPLELFCRDDQMCVCQFCTETDHKTHSTVPVEEESGEKKTQLEKTQAEVQQMIQEKLKKIEEIRLSVELNKKSTEKERADSVEVFRALLRCIERSQAELLEVMEEKQKAAERQAEEFIKELEQEITELKRRDTELEQLSHTEDHLHLLQVYPSLCRPPHTKNWTDVSVDPHLSVESLRRALSQLQEALSEEMEKAVAVELKRIQQYAVDVTLDPDTAHPALLLSGEGKQVTCGAKERSVPHSPKRFGCCVNVLGKEGFSSGRFYYEVQVRGKTDWDLGVARASSNRNGKITARPKNGYWIVCVRNETKYKAADSPRVPLSLKQAPQKVGVFVDYEEGLVSFYDVEVGSHIYSFTGQSFIEELYPFFSPCKKYGGRNSAPLIITPVQHQK